Proteins found in one Melospiza georgiana isolate bMelGeo1 chromosome 1, bMelGeo1.pri, whole genome shotgun sequence genomic segment:
- the FAM237B gene encoding protein FAM237B: protein MEFVWKRLWCLQLGCMLLVNLVHANLEYQKETPPSLREIDHQCWEVSSHGLVEMKKLKVADTVIALWDFMMFLKESPKPKHNDLFNDLAQNFWDMYVDCVLSRSHGMGRRQLTSPKYSSTYSHRTLGGNYSYRIWY, encoded by the coding sequence ATGGAATTTGTATGGAAACGATTGTGGTGTCTTCAGCTGGGCTGTATGTTATTAGTGAATTTGGTTCATGCCAATCTAGAGTATCAAAAAGAAACTCCTCCAAGCCTTCGTGAGATTGACCATCAGTGCTGGGAGGTATCGTCCCATGGGCTGGTGGAAATGAAGAAACTCAAGGTAGCAGATACAGTCATTGCTCTCTGGGACTTCATGATGTTCCTAAAGGAATCCCCTAAGCCCAAGCACAATGATCTCTTCAATGATTTAGCCCAGAACTTCTGGGACATGTATGTAGACTGTGTGCTCTCAAGATCCCATGGAATGGGCAGAAGACAATTAACATCTCCCAAATATTCTTCCACCTACTCACACAGAACTTTAGGAGGTAACTATAGTTATAGGATATGGTACTAA
- the GTPBP10 gene encoding GTP-binding protein 10 isoform X1, with product MVRCGAAVLRKYSNFIDDLRVYVRGGTGGMGYPNLGGEGGRGGDVWFVARERTTLKSIREKYPQKRFVAGTGANSSVKALKGEKGKDCEVHVPLGISVVDDDGKQIGELNAAGERFLAARGGLGGSLATNFLPCKGQRRTVHLDLKLIADVGLVGFPNAGKSSLLSKISHAKPEIANYAFTTIQPELGKIMYADYKQISVADLPGLIEGAHANKGMGHKFLKHVERTKQLLLVVDISGFQLSMKTQFRTAFETILLLTKELELYKEEVVTKPALLAINKMDLPCAKDNLDELMTQLENPQDFFHLLEEEMIPENTLEFREVIPVSTYTGEGIEELKTCLRKSIDEQAEHVNEEYRKKKLLLLQTSKEEQMNRS from the exons ATGGTGCGGTGCGGCGCCGCGGTGCTGCGGAAG TACAGCAACTTCATAGACGATTTGCGGGTTTATGTGAGAGGAGGAACCGGTGGAATGGGTTATCCTAacctgggaggggaaggaggaagaggtggTGATGTCTGGTTCGTCGCCCGAGAAAGGACTACCTTAAAGAGCATTAGGGAGAAATATCCCCAGAAGCGATTTGTAGCTGGAACGGGAGCCAACAGCAG TGTTAAAGCTctaaaaggtgaaaaaggaaaagattgtGAAGTTCATGTGCCTTTGGGAATTTCAGTTGTTGACGATGATGGCAAGCAGATTG gAGAGCTTAATGCAGCAGGAGAGAGATTCTTAGCAGCTCGTGGAGGTCTTGGAGGCTCTTTGGCTACAAACTTTCTGCCTTGCAAAGGTCAGAGGAGAACTGTTCACCTTGATTTGAAACTTATAGCAGATGTTGGCTTAGTTGG GTTTCCAAATGCAGGAAAGTCGTCCTTGTTAAGCAAGATTTCTCATGCCAAACCTGAGATTGCAAATTATGCAT TCACAACAATACAGCCTGAACTAGGAAAGATCATGTATGCAGACTATAAGCAG ATTTCAGTAGCTGATCTCCCAGGACTGATTGAAGGTGCACATGCAAACAAAGGAATGGGCCATAAATTTCTCAAACATGTAGAGAGAACCAAACAACTTCTCTTAGTT GTtgatatttctgggtttcagcTGTCTATGAAGACTCAGTTCAGAACAGCATTTGAAACGATATTGCTTCTAACAAAG GAACTGGAGCTGTACAAAGAGGAAGTTGTAACAAAGCCTGCACTTCTTGCCATCAATAAAATGGATTTGCCTTGTGCAAAGGATAACTTGGATGAACTTATGACACAACTAGAGAACCCTCAGG ACTTCTTTCACTTACTAGAGGAAGAAATGATTCCAGAAAATACTCTTGAATTCAGAGAGGTGATTCCTGTATCTACATATACTGGAGAAGGAATTGAGGAACTCAAAACATGTCTAAGAAAATCCATAGATGAGCAAGCAGAGCACGTGAATGAAGAATATCGGAAAAAGAAACTCCTGCTTTTACAAACTTCCAAAGAAGAACAAATGAATAGAAGCTGA
- the GTPBP10 gene encoding GTP-binding protein 10 isoform X2: MGYPNLGGEGGRGGDVWFVARERTTLKSIREKYPQKRFVAGTGANSSVKALKGEKGKDCEVHVPLGISVVDDDGKQIGELNAAGERFLAARGGLGGSLATNFLPCKGQRRTVHLDLKLIADVGLVGFPNAGKSSLLSKISHAKPEIANYAFTTIQPELGKIMYADYKQISVADLPGLIEGAHANKGMGHKFLKHVERTKQLLLVVDISGFQLSMKTQFRTAFETILLLTKELELYKEEVVTKPALLAINKMDLPCAKDNLDELMTQLENPQDFFHLLEEEMIPENTLEFREVIPVSTYTGEGIEELKTCLRKSIDEQAEHVNEEYRKKKLLLLQTSKEEQMNRS, encoded by the exons ATGGGTTATCCTAacctgggaggggaaggaggaagaggtggTGATGTCTGGTTCGTCGCCCGAGAAAGGACTACCTTAAAGAGCATTAGGGAGAAATATCCCCAGAAGCGATTTGTAGCTGGAACGGGAGCCAACAGCAG TGTTAAAGCTctaaaaggtgaaaaaggaaaagattgtGAAGTTCATGTGCCTTTGGGAATTTCAGTTGTTGACGATGATGGCAAGCAGATTG gAGAGCTTAATGCAGCAGGAGAGAGATTCTTAGCAGCTCGTGGAGGTCTTGGAGGCTCTTTGGCTACAAACTTTCTGCCTTGCAAAGGTCAGAGGAGAACTGTTCACCTTGATTTGAAACTTATAGCAGATGTTGGCTTAGTTGG GTTTCCAAATGCAGGAAAGTCGTCCTTGTTAAGCAAGATTTCTCATGCCAAACCTGAGATTGCAAATTATGCAT TCACAACAATACAGCCTGAACTAGGAAAGATCATGTATGCAGACTATAAGCAG ATTTCAGTAGCTGATCTCCCAGGACTGATTGAAGGTGCACATGCAAACAAAGGAATGGGCCATAAATTTCTCAAACATGTAGAGAGAACCAAACAACTTCTCTTAGTT GTtgatatttctgggtttcagcTGTCTATGAAGACTCAGTTCAGAACAGCATTTGAAACGATATTGCTTCTAACAAAG GAACTGGAGCTGTACAAAGAGGAAGTTGTAACAAAGCCTGCACTTCTTGCCATCAATAAAATGGATTTGCCTTGTGCAAAGGATAACTTGGATGAACTTATGACACAACTAGAGAACCCTCAGG ACTTCTTTCACTTACTAGAGGAAGAAATGATTCCAGAAAATACTCTTGAATTCAGAGAGGTGATTCCTGTATCTACATATACTGGAGAAGGAATTGAGGAACTCAAAACATGTCTAAGAAAATCCATAGATGAGCAAGCAGAGCACGTGAATGAAGAATATCGGAAAAAGAAACTCCTGCTTTTACAAACTTCCAAAGAAGAACAAATGAATAGAAGCTGA
- the CLDN12 gene encoding claudin-12: MGCRDVHAATVLAFLSGTASVAGLLAAVLLPNWRQMRLYTYNKNERNVTVYTGLWIKCARFDGSRDCVIYDPQWYTAVDQLDLRVLQFALPLSMFTAVSALFLCMIGMCNTAFVSTVPNVKLAKCLVNSAGCHLVAGLLFLLACAICLIPSIWVIFYNNYLNRKYEPIFSFDISVFIAIASAGGLFFTSIMLFLWYCACKSLPSPFWQPLYSHAPSMHSYASQPYSARSRLSAVEIDIPVVTHSS, translated from the coding sequence ATGGGCTGCCGGGACGTTCACGCGGCGACCGTGCTGGCCTTCCTCAGCGGCACAGCCTCGGTAGCTGGGCTCCTTGCAGCCGTTCTGCTTCCAAACTGGAGGCAGATGAGACTGTACACGTACAACAAGAACGAGAGGAACGTGACGGTTTACACCGGACTCTGGATTAAGTGCGCGCGCTTTGATGGGAGCAGAGACTGCGTGATCTATGACCCGCAGTGGTACACGGCTGTGGATCAGCTGGATTTGCGTGTTCTACAGTTTGCCCTTCCTCTGAGTATGTTCACTGCTGTCTCAGCTCTGTTCCTCTGCATGATTGGCATGTGTAACACGGCCTTTGTATCCACCGTGCCAAACGTCAAACTGGCCAAGTGCCTGGTAAACAGTGCAGGCTGCCATCTCGTGGCCGGCCTCTTGTTCCTGCTTGCCTGTGCCATTTGTCTCATTCCGTCCATCTGGGTCATTTTTTATAACAATTATCTGAACAGGAAATACGAGCCCATCTTCAGCTTTGACATCTCTGTATTTATTGCCATTGCCAGTGCTGGCGGTCTGTTTTTCACTTCTATCATGCTGTTCCTATGGTACTGTGCATGCAAAAGCCTCCCTTCTCCTTTCTGGCAGCCCCTGTATTCCCACGCCCCCAGCATGCACAGCTATGCCTCTCAGCCCTACTCCGCACGTTCTCGCCTCTCTGCCGTAGAAATCGACATTCCTGTTGTGACACATTCATCTTAA